A single Penaeus vannamei isolate JL-2024 chromosome 22, ASM4276789v1, whole genome shotgun sequence DNA region contains:
- the LOC113826019 gene encoding uncharacterized protein yields MDDNLSRFFENRKSVPEGASTTEPRLTSALWKKIIQENPLDIKSTPVYNEYSLMDVRSEHILGYNQEVKTSEPVTQATCFYECDRNTSSPVSNFDISTVVQRSEMDLPPDPLKKLKDVSDIWESNTPRHSLYINQLGNNIQTPSDNTANFDSLENNQNQNDSGIFLDVEQKDIQGVSSLLFSPQSINNIWGAPGSASTQDHSISTTDIQPQGFSKISATAWDHFLSGQPTLNTKCNLGSENHFTNLSGRSRFQNLHSSYSNSTSPASTCFPVCSPQNTFQGTEPVFSQETQQPDLVSLMEELSLNETFNYGQGNNRSWTSQHAIQKNAVTSVKGCVFCKNNNYHSTFYRSHSLKDDRGHCQCPVLRMYVCPLCNATGDSAHTLKYCPRNTVTHGDPISAGLPPGKVTNWREMANRMMLRRRNNQ; encoded by the exons ATGGACGACAACTTATCACG tttttttgaAAATAGGAAGTCTGTGCCAGAAGGTGCTAGTACTACAGAACCTAGGCTGACAAGTGCACTATGGAAAAAAATTATACAAGAAAATCCTTTAGATATTAAAAGTACTcctgtatataatgaatatagttTAATGGATGTCAGAAGTGAGCATATTCTAGGATATAATCAAGAGGTTAAAACAAGTGAACCAGTGACTCAGGCAACATGCTTTTATGAATGTGATAGAAATACAAGCTCCCCAGTATCAAACTTTGACATAAGCACAGTGGTACAGAGAAGTGAGATGGATTTACCTCCTGATCCTCTTAAGAAATTGAAAGATGTAAGTGATATCTGGGAATCAAATACACCAagacattcattatatataaacCAGCTCGGTAACAATATTCAAACACCAAGTGATAACACAGCCAACTTTGATAGTTTAGAAAACAACCAGAATCAGAATGATTCTGGTATATTTTTAGATGTAGAGCAGAAGGATATACAGGGTGTGAGTAGCCTTTTATTTTCACCGCAGTCTATTAACAATATTTGGGGGGCTCCTGGAAGTGCAAGTACCCAAGATCATAGTATATCAACAACAGATATCCAGCCACAGGGATTTAGTAAGATCAGTGCAACAGCATGGGATCACTTCCTCAGTGGTCAGCCAACTTTAAACACCAAATGCAATCTGGGAAGTGAAAATCACTTTACTAATTTGTCAGGCAGAAGTAGATTCCAGAACCTTCACTCCAGTTACAGCAACTCGACATCACCAGCCAGCACCTGTTTTCCAGTATGCAGTCCTCAGAATACATTTCAGGGAACTGAACCAGTATTCTCACAAGAAACTCAGCAACCAG ATTTAGTTTCACTTATGGAAGAGCTCTCTTTAAATGAAACATTTAATTATGGACAAGGGAACAACAGATCATGGACTTCCCAGCATGCAATACAAAAAAATGCTGTAACCTCAGTCAAGGGTTGTGTGTTTTGCAAAAACAACAATTACCATTCTACTTTTTATAGATCACACTCATTAAAG GATGATCGTGGTCATTGCCAGTGTCCTGTACTGAGAATGTATGTCTGTCCTCTGTGCAATGCTACAGGTGATTCAGCACATACCCTGAAATATTGCCCAAGGAATACTGTAACTCATGGAGATCCCATATCAGCAGGTCTTCCGCCAGGCAAAGTTACCAATTGGAGAGAGATGGCAAATCGAATGATGTTACGGCGTAGGAATAATCAATAA
- the LOC113818478 gene encoding probable tRNA (uracil-O(2)-)-methyltransferase yields the protein MDKIVHSLPVEANANQFWGAARIYTEKPHIVNRRLCGVANLWIGVCHDEYCRSSLISHMSNVMKVRQGAHINSYNCDIEEKQVDNNSESEDSEEQVQTLKKILIQEGFTSTSDNLVESEEEISGAGEDKGKEHLSNVSEATVGGKSIPWQKLAEVKDLKVAIIRKVLPRQLKRYSSLLEVVVIDGRMLQVSFFPEKTGSTQSISPRIHYSFRFTNHDISLTAIIGTEEEIKDNDPNVTWLKQNVLPKLVKWASEVEEDGNVEDRGSLKLVDVQEYNSLYQKLKIKYGQPLVEMWPEVTDPTKFVFEDVAIATYLILLWQQEREKKGQTEYQTFADLGCGNGLLVYILTMEGYKGIGIDLKKRNIWDMFPENVNLKEGVVEPSDKNLFPEFDWLIGNHSDELTPWLPVIAAKSKFTTRFFVIPCCAHDFDCKYRRKTASKSQYSEYLDYVKEVGDICGFEMWQDKLRIPSTKRICLIGQERTYVESEMPRIFKAVEEFIRIRNEANANSLVNQASNGKHETSLQNNARETLDSELWSNNFKAREAIQPVRNCTKLDQTVKEDLISTVVGILMEKKHLVEVPSTENSILKWDRGGSIVLGDLAKRMSPRQLSALKNECGGLQTFLRNHKHIFSTLKGEVSLQVPSPTLMGKVPKNRVKTKQCWFHSNHAQGCPLPSTLCVYAHGQDDLQNNQGP from the exons ATGGACAAGATAGTACATAGTTTACCAGTTGAAGCCAACGCCAACCAGTTTTGGGGAGCAGCCCGTATTTACACTGAGAAACCACACATTGTAAATCGTAGACTTTGTGGGGTAGCAAATTTATGGATTGGTGTGTGCCATGATGAATATTGCCGCAGTTCTCTCATTTCACATATGAGCAATGTCATGAAGGTCAGGCAGGGAGCCCATATCAATTCTTACAATTGTGACATTGAAGAAAAGCAAGTAGATAATAACTCAGAATCTGAAGACAGTGAAGAACAAgtacaaacattaaaaaagataTTAATACAGGAAGGATTTACATCAACTTCAGATAATTTAgtagaaagtgaggaagaaataAGTGGTGCTGGAGAGGACAAAGGCAAGGAACACCTGTCAAATGTTTCAGAAGCTACTGTAGGAGGCAAAAGCATTCCTTGGCAGAAGCTTGCTGAAGTGAAGGACCTGAAGGTGGCCATAATTCGGAAGGTTCTTCCAAGACAACTCAAGAGATATTCTTCTCTTCTTGAAGTTGTAGTTATAG ATGGCAGGATGCTCCAAGTTAGTTTCTTCCCGGAAAAAACAGGAAGCACACAGAGCATTAGCCCTAGGATTCACTATTCCTTCCGCTTTACAAACCATGACATCTCATTAACAGCTATTATAG GTACTGAAGAGGAGATCAAGGATAATGACCCAAATGTCACATGGCTGAAGCAAAATGTTCTCCCAAAACTAGTGAAATGGGCTTCTGAGGTAGAGGAAGATGGAAATGTGGAAGACAGAGGATCCCTTAAGCTCGTAGATGTACAAGAATATAACAGTTTATATCAGAAACTCAAGATTAAATATGGGCAACCACTTGTTGAG ATGTGGCCAGAAGTAACAGACCCAACAAAGTTTGTATTTGAAGACGTTGCTATAGCCACATACTTGATTCTCCTTtggcaacaagagagagagaaaaagggacaaaCAGAATATCAGACATTTGCTGATCTTGGGTGTGGGAATGGACTACTTGTTTACATTTTAACAATGGAAGGTTATAAAGGCATTGGAATAGACCTCAAGAAACGGAACATATGGGATATGTTTCCAGAGAATGTAAACTTGAAG GAAGGAGTTGTTGAGCCATCAGATAAAAATTTGTTTCCAGAATTTGATTGGCTCATTGGCAACCACTCAGATGAACTAACCCCATGGCTACCTGTCATTGCTGCCAAGTCAAAATTTACAACTCGCTTCTTTGTTATTCCATGTTGTGCCCACGATTTTGATTGTAAATATAGAAGGAAAACAGCTAGCAAGAGCCAGTACTCAGAATATTTGGATTATGTAAAGGAAGTAGGAGATATATGTGGTTTTGAAATGTGGCAAGACAAGTTGAGAATTCCATCAACAAAGAGAATATGTCTTATTGGTCAAGAGAGAACCTATGTAGAAAGTGAGATGCCTAGGATTTTTAAGGCAGTAGAGGAATTTATCAGAATTAGAAATGAAGCTAATGCTAATAGTTTAGTAAATCAGGCTTCAAATGGAAAGCATGAGACTAGCTTGCAAAATAATGCAAGGGAAACTCTGGATTCTGAACTTTGGTCAAACAATTTCAAAGCAAGAGAAGCCATCCAGCCAGTGCGTAATTGTACAAAACTGGACCAAACTGTGAAAGAAGATCTCATATCAACAGTTGTAGGAATACtcatggaaaaaaaacatttagttgAG gttCCTTCAACAGAAAACAGCATACTGAAATGGGATAGAGGAGGCAGCATTGTCTTAGGCGATTTAGCAAAAAGAATGTCTCCCAGACAGTTATCGGCATTGAAAAATGAGTGTGGAGGTCTACAAACTTTTCTGAGGAATCATAAGCATATATTTTCCACTTTGAAGGGAGAAGTCAGTTTGCAG GTTCCTTCACCAACATTGATGGGAAAAGTACCAAAGAATCGAGTAAAAACTAAACAGTGCTGGTTTCACAGTAATCATGCTCAGGGCTGCCCCCTACCATCAACATTGTGTGTTTATGCTCATGGTCAGGATGATCTTCAGAACAACCAAGGCCCTTAA
- the Polr1D gene encoding DNA-directed RNA polymerases I and III subunit RPAC2, with amino-acid sequence MPVGPDGFRVPNANEGDSKNKLEWLVGPGQDEYCRTFVINEEDHTLGNALKHIIVQNPAVSFCGYTVPHPMERKIHVRIQTNKVPAVQVLRQALKELKEQNEFIRQMIKDEVKRYQEAHPEEENME; translated from the exons ATGCCCGTCGGTCCTGATGGATTTCGAGTGCCAAATGCTAATGAAGGTGACTCGAAAAATAAATTGGAATGG CTGGTGGGGCCAGGGCAAGATGAATATTGCCGTACTTTTGTAATCAATGAAGAAGACCACACACTAGGAAATGCATTGAAACACATAATTGTACAAAA CCCAGCTGTCTCATTCTGTGGATATACAGTGCCTCATCCAATGGAACGCAAAATACATGTtcgtatacaaacaaataaagttCCAGCAGTCCAAGTACTTCGACAAGCACTAAAGGAGCTGAAGGAACAGAATGAATTTATTAGACAAATGATTAAG GATGAAGTTAAAAGATATCAGGAGGCTCATCCAGAGGAAGAGAATATGGAATGA